A region from the uncultured Stenotrophomonas sp. genome encodes:
- a CDS encoding Uroporphyrin-III C-methyltransferase, translating into MASTAGMDTPARPTPAEVVLLSAGPGDLELLTLKAVRALERAEVLLLDELVNPEIVELAPQARVVRVGKRGGCRSTPQAFICRLMRRYALQGLRVVRVKGGDALMFGRAGEEIAFLRAAGVPVRIVNGISAAFAAAASLGVSLTHREHCHGITFVTAHTHGHGEPDWAALCATGTTLAIYMGLRRTGAIATALLRYLPASTPAALVLGASSAGEQRLLTRLDRLADAAIACNAGLPGIILVGHAIGEAGAHGAAIRFPLPGAMPQARRSQVRGLPGPEHRRAACLRNRSATLRKT; encoded by the coding sequence ATGGCATCGACCGCAGGCATGGACACCCCCGCACGCCCGACCCCGGCCGAGGTGGTGCTGCTCTCCGCCGGCCCCGGCGACCTGGAACTGCTCACGCTCAAGGCCGTGCGCGCGCTGGAGCGGGCCGAGGTGCTGCTGCTGGACGAACTGGTCAATCCGGAGATCGTCGAACTGGCCCCGCAGGCGCGCGTGGTCCGGGTCGGCAAGCGCGGCGGTTGCCGCTCCACCCCGCAGGCGTTCATCTGCCGGCTGATGCGCCGCTACGCGCTACAGGGCCTGCGCGTGGTCAGGGTGAAAGGCGGCGACGCGCTGATGTTCGGCCGCGCCGGCGAGGAGATCGCGTTCCTGCGCGCGGCCGGTGTGCCGGTCCGTATCGTCAACGGGATCAGCGCCGCGTTCGCCGCCGCCGCTTCGCTGGGTGTCTCGCTGACCCATCGCGAACACTGCCACGGCATCACCTTCGTCACTGCCCACACCCATGGCCACGGCGAGCCGGACTGGGCGGCGCTGTGCGCCACCGGCACCACGCTGGCAATCTACATGGGCCTGCGTCGTACCGGGGCGATCGCCACCGCGCTGCTGCGGTACCTGCCCGCATCGACGCCGGCGGCCCTCGTGCTCGGCGCCAGCAGCGCCGGCGAGCAACGTCTGCTGACCCGTCTGGACCGGCTCGCCGATGCCGCCATCGCATGCAATGCCGGATTGCCGGGGATCATCCTGGTCGGCCATGCCATCGGCGAAGCGGGTGCGCACGGTGCGGCGATCCGCTTCCCACTTCCCGGCGCAATGCCGCAGGCCCGGCGCTCGCAGGTGCGTGGCTTGCCTGGCCCGGAGCACCGCCGGGCCGCTTGCCTGCGGAACAGGTCCGCCACGCTTCGGAAAACATGA
- the nasE gene encoding Assimilatory nitrite reductase (NAD(P)H) small subunit yields MSGNDAWVRVCAIDEIPLLGSRVLECGEGDNIALFRPAAERVFALADRCPHKGGPLSQGIVSGDTVTCPLHGWNIQLDSGHACAPDVGCARKYPVQLREGEVWLSLEPATQADAPVEVAA; encoded by the coding sequence ATGAGTGGAAACGACGCCTGGGTGCGCGTGTGCGCGATCGATGAAATCCCGCTGCTGGGTTCGCGGGTACTGGAGTGCGGGGAGGGCGACAACATCGCCCTGTTCCGCCCGGCCGCAGAGCGCGTGTTCGCGCTGGCCGACCGCTGCCCGCACAAGGGCGGGCCGCTGTCGCAGGGCATTGTCAGTGGCGACACCGTGACCTGCCCGCTGCACGGCTGGAACATCCAGCTCGACAGCGGCCACGCCTGCGCCCCGGACGTGGGCTGCGCGCGCAAGTACCCGGTGCAGCTGCGCGAGGGGGAGGTGTGGCTGTCGCTGGAGCCGGCCACGCAGGCCGACGCACCGGTCGAGGTCGCCGCCTGA
- a CDS encoding hypothetical protein (Evidence 5 : No homology to any previously reported sequences), whose amino-acid sequence MSRRADDIAPGDISPEQREARITELRARRRARMRTLAIRSGIGMGALLLLALLALYWLLQTIAGRDVLLAQVVARLPANSSLTWSKAEGPLAGPLVLHDLDFRYEDLHFTARRALLDPDIRPLLGRKLRLDALEINDAQLELGPSEDTPFELPRWPDVLPAIELPLALQADRIVIDGVASLHGAEHSVIPNRI is encoded by the coding sequence GTGAGCCGCCGCGCCGACGACATCGCACCTGGCGACATCAGCCCGGAGCAGCGCGAAGCGCGCATCACCGAACTGCGCGCACGGCGCCGCGCGCGCATGCGCACGCTGGCCATCCGCAGCGGCATCGGCATGGGTGCGCTGCTGCTGCTGGCCCTGCTGGCGCTGTACTGGCTGCTGCAGACCATCGCCGGGCGTGACGTGCTGCTGGCGCAGGTGGTGGCGCGGCTGCCGGCCAATTCCTCACTGACCTGGAGCAAGGCCGAGGGGCCGTTGGCCGGGCCGCTGGTGCTGCACGACCTGGATTTCCGCTACGAGGACCTGCACTTCACCGCCCGCCGCGCGCTGCTCGACCCGGACATCCGCCCGCTGCTCGGCCGCAAGCTGCGGCTGGACGCGCTGGAGATCAACGACGCGCAGCTGGAGCTGGGGCCATCGGAGGACACCCCCTTCGAGCTGCCGCGCTGGCCGGACGTGCTGCCGGCCATCGAGCTGCCGCTGGCACTGCAGGCCGACCGCATCGTCATCGACGGCGTGGCCAGCCTGCACGGCGCCGAGCACAGCGTCATACCGAACCGCATTTAG
- a CDS encoding conserved hypothetical protein (Evidence 4 : Homologs of previously reported genes of unknown function) codes for MAGNLGDFQIDGHYLPRKDYRTDLTVRALLPARPGQAPARLGLVARGDLAHMQVALTSHSPQPLRANLVFDGRQDPAWQLSARSEQLDLGQLMPAQYMAQAPAPLLLDFTARGRGGNAQLRGRVRQGDRELVLAPSNLILDNQVLTASPLVVEAFGGSVRLQGRADFSDAKNPGFRAAVIAEQLTWTPQPDPATPGAAPEPMHLKQARLGLAGSLKNWAATGNAEVARAAQDASLDFDVRGNDQRASIERFKATTPGGTLDLAGSAAWVPELAWDVSATLAGFDPGYFLPGWDGNLSGTLASTGKQLPATAAGDALRVEAKVDLPQLRGHLRGRAVDARARFAVQGTQGEGELRLRLGDSRVEAKGKVGDRLDVDARLEPLHLSDLLPGASGSLAGTARLRGTPAQPDISADLHGDSLQWDDWKVGQLNLGGHLPWRGDDGSLQLRASAVEAGLLLDQVRIDTRGSLQNLKLDAAVHNELGELALAGSVRQAGSAWRGELAALRVVPVKGAPWHLRHQAAFGLQGSRFTLADACLGSETGGGLCIGADWPREGLRLSGDALPLALVQPWLPPNAGRRMYLRGDVTLDGHLRPRGKAWEGSFKVASLEGGIRLGDNARGELVRYDHFSLDVDMQPGAINGYLGIGFQGDGFVDARVQTGWEADAALTGELYLNMSRLYWMELFSPDLVRPKGLVEGHVSLRGTRTQPALGGEATLSNFSGEFPALGLALSDGSGRFSAQPDGSAHIAAEVNTGGEGKLRVDGGLSWFGDAQPLQLHIAGDNVLVSNTSELRVVANPDLDFTLAGTAMELRGSVHVPEAEIDLERLDRGTSASEDVVVLDPVDPAETRTSPLDMDLVVSLGDKVRMSGFGLKGALTGRMQVRARPGHEMTANGGLEVSGRYKAYGQDLTITDGQLLWNHGIVSDPRINIRAQRGIGEVTAGIHVTGRAQQPRVDVWSDPAMSQSEALAYLVLGRSLSMASSDQAQQVNAASAALSAGSGLIAAQVGARLGLDDAGVSQSRALGGAVIGVGKYITPKLYVGYGVSLIGSGSVLTLKYLLRRGFDIEVESSTVENRGSINWRKEK; via the coding sequence GTGGCAGGCAACCTCGGCGACTTCCAAATCGACGGCCATTACCTGCCGCGCAAGGACTACCGCACCGACCTGACCGTGCGCGCGCTGCTGCCGGCGCGGCCGGGGCAGGCACCGGCACGGCTCGGGCTGGTCGCGCGCGGCGACCTGGCACACATGCAGGTGGCATTGACCAGCCATTCGCCGCAGCCGCTGCGCGCCAACCTGGTGTTCGATGGCCGCCAGGACCCGGCATGGCAGCTGTCCGCCCGCAGCGAGCAGCTCGACCTTGGCCAGCTGATGCCGGCGCAGTACATGGCGCAGGCCCCGGCGCCGCTGCTGCTGGACTTCACCGCGCGCGGCCGCGGCGGTAACGCGCAGCTGCGTGGCCGCGTGCGCCAGGGTGACCGCGAGCTGGTGCTGGCCCCGTCCAACCTTATCCTCGACAACCAGGTGTTGACCGCCTCGCCACTGGTGGTCGAAGCCTTCGGCGGCAGTGTGCGCCTGCAGGGCAGGGCCGACTTCAGCGATGCAAAGAACCCGGGCTTCCGCGCCGCGGTGATCGCCGAGCAACTGACCTGGACGCCGCAGCCGGACCCCGCCACCCCTGGCGCCGCGCCGGAACCGATGCACCTGAAGCAGGCGCGGCTGGGCTTGGCCGGCAGCCTGAAGAACTGGGCGGCGACCGGCAATGCCGAGGTCGCGCGCGCCGCGCAGGACGCCAGCCTCGACTTCGACGTGCGCGGCAACGACCAGCGGGCCAGCATCGAACGTTTCAAGGCGACCACGCCGGGCGGCACGCTCGACCTCGCCGGCTCGGCGGCATGGGTGCCGGAACTGGCGTGGGACGTCAGCGCCACGCTGGCCGGCTTCGACCCCGGCTACTTCCTGCCGGGCTGGGACGGCAACCTGTCCGGCACCCTGGCCTCCACCGGCAAGCAGCTGCCGGCCACGGCCGCAGGCGACGCACTGCGCGTCGAGGCCAAGGTCGACCTGCCGCAACTGCGCGGCCACCTGCGCGGGCGCGCGGTGGATGCGCGGGCGCGCTTCGCCGTGCAGGGCACGCAGGGCGAAGGCGAGCTGCGCCTGCGGCTGGGCGACAGCCGCGTCGAAGCCAAGGGCAAGGTCGGCGACCGCCTCGACGTGGACGCCAGGCTGGAGCCGCTGCACCTGTCCGACCTGCTGCCCGGCGCCAGCGGCAGCCTCGCTGGCACCGCGCGGCTGCGCGGCACCCCGGCGCAACCGGACATCAGTGCCGACCTGCACGGCGACAGCCTGCAGTGGGACGACTGGAAGGTCGGCCAGCTCAACCTCGGCGGCCACCTGCCGTGGCGGGGCGACGACGGCAGCCTGCAACTGCGCGCCAGCGCGGTGGAAGCGGGCCTGCTGCTCGACCAGGTACGCATCGACACCCGTGGCAGCCTGCAGAATCTGAAGCTGGATGCCGCCGTCCACAACGAGCTGGGCGAGCTGGCGCTGGCCGGCAGCGTCCGTCAGGCCGGGTCGGCATGGCGCGGCGAACTGGCCGCGTTGCGCGTGGTGCCGGTGAAAGGTGCGCCGTGGCACCTGCGTCATCAGGCGGCGTTCGGCCTGCAGGGCAGCCGTTTCACCCTTGCCGACGCCTGCCTCGGCTCGGAAACCGGCGGCGGCCTGTGCATCGGTGCCGACTGGCCGCGCGAGGGCCTGCGCCTGAGCGGCGACGCCCTGCCGCTGGCGCTGGTGCAGCCGTGGCTGCCGCCCAATGCCGGCCGCCGCATGTACCTGCGCGGCGACGTCACCCTCGACGGCCACCTGCGCCCGCGCGGCAAGGCCTGGGAGGGCAGTTTCAAGGTCGCCTCGCTGGAAGGCGGCATCCGCCTGGGCGACAACGCCCGCGGCGAACTGGTGCGCTATGACCATTTCTCGCTCGACGTGGACATGCAGCCCGGCGCCATCAACGGCTATCTCGGCATCGGCTTCCAGGGCGACGGCTTCGTCGATGCCCGGGTGCAGACCGGCTGGGAGGCGGACGCCGCGCTCACCGGCGAGCTGTACCTGAACATGTCGCGGCTGTACTGGATGGAGCTGTTCTCGCCCGATCTGGTGCGGCCCAAGGGGCTGGTCGAGGGCCACGTCAGCCTGCGCGGCACGCGCACGCAACCCGCGCTCGGCGGCGAGGCGACGCTGAGCAATTTCAGCGGCGAATTCCCGGCGCTGGGACTGGCACTGAGTGACGGCAGCGGCCGCTTCAGTGCCCAGCCCGACGGCTCGGCGCACATCGCCGCCGAGGTCAACACCGGCGGCGAAGGCAAACTGCGCGTGGATGGCGGCCTGTCGTGGTTCGGCGACGCGCAGCCATTGCAGCTGCACATCGCCGGCGACAACGTGCTGGTGTCCAACACCAGCGAACTGCGCGTGGTCGCCAACCCCGATCTCGACTTCACCCTGGCCGGCACCGCGATGGAACTGCGCGGCAGCGTGCACGTGCCCGAGGCGGAGATCGACCTGGAGCGGCTGGACCGCGGCACCTCGGCCTCCGAGGACGTGGTGGTGCTCGACCCGGTGGACCCGGCCGAAACGCGCACCTCGCCGCTGGACATGGACCTGGTGGTCAGCCTTGGCGACAAGGTGAGGATGAGCGGCTTCGGCCTGAAGGGCGCGCTGACCGGCAGGATGCAGGTGCGCGCGCGCCCCGGCCACGAGATGACCGCCAACGGCGGGCTGGAGGTCAGCGGCCGCTACAAGGCCTACGGGCAGGATCTGACCATCACCGACGGCCAGCTGTTGTGGAACCACGGCATCGTCTCCGACCCGCGCATCAACATCCGTGCCCAGCGTGGCATCGGCGAGGTCACCGCCGGCATCCACGTCACCGGCCGTGCCCAGCAACCGCGCGTGGACGTGTGGTCGGACCCGGCGATGTCGCAGTCCGAGGCGCTGGCCTACCTCGTGCTCGGCCGCAGCCTGAGCATGGCCAGCAGCGACCAGGCGCAGCAGGTCAACGCCGCCTCGGCGGCGCTGTCGGCCGGCAGCGGCCTGATCGCCGCGCAGGTCGGCGCCCGGCTCGGGCTGGACGACGCCGGCGTCAGCCAGTCGCGTGCACTGGGCGGCGCGGTGATCGGCGTGGGCAAGTACATCACCCCCAAGCTCTACGTCGGCTATGGCGTTTCGCTGATCGGCAGTGGCTCGGTGCTGACCCTCAAGTACCTGCTGCGCCGCGGCTTCGACATCGAGGTCGAATCCAGCACGGTGGAGAACCGCGGCTCGATCAACTGGCGCAAGGAAAAGTGA
- a CDS encoding Pathogenicity protein has protein sequence MPPVRITFFLLAAALLAAAPAHARGTIEKVQITGLDKGDDAAIIENIEVSLTLYEAIGKVQGESRLEYLLAQAERQTRQALEPFGYYNPVIGVEAPRQGDTLQVVIHVEKGEPVRVRQAEVVITGPAVRDRYLREDLDDFRPREGEPFDHVTYEASKVVITRRLAERGYFDADFTQRKVEVTRAQNAADIFLSWDSGGRYNMGPISFNQDYFRDGLFEPLVYWEEGSYWHEGKLDRLRESLTKLDYFGVIDIQPHPELADDDWRVPVDVNLTLAKRNIYSAGISYGSESGPGVRGGVERRYVNDRGHKLNTQLDYAQKRKSLVTSYRIPAFLWLDGWYTFALSAYDEQTRYIDMRNFKLIASRSGELNEHWTVIASLNALRERWRYSSGDPFNDAVYQSSTLVYPQLTADYVDVDDKAFPRRGFSGNATLRGGIEGAGSDTSFIQADATLRWYVPVGESDRLILRGQAGTTRTGDLVAMPPSLRYFAGGDRSVRGYAWREIGPRTPAPDKYALGAKHLVVGSAEYEHYFGGGPWGAAVFVDSGSAFDDGIDLHTGVGFGVRWKSPVGPVRVDIAHGLNQPDSQFQLYLNIGADL, from the coding sequence ATGCCGCCCGTCCGAATCACGTTTTTCCTGCTCGCCGCCGCCCTGCTGGCCGCCGCTCCCGCCCATGCCCGCGGCACCATAGAGAAGGTGCAAATCACCGGGCTGGACAAGGGCGACGACGCGGCCATCATCGAGAACATCGAGGTCTCGCTGACGCTGTACGAGGCCATCGGCAAGGTGCAGGGCGAGTCGCGGCTGGAGTACCTGCTGGCGCAGGCGGAGCGGCAGACGCGGCAGGCGCTGGAGCCGTTCGGCTACTACAACCCGGTCATCGGCGTGGAGGCGCCGCGCCAGGGCGACACCCTGCAGGTGGTGATCCACGTGGAGAAGGGCGAGCCGGTGCGGGTGCGGCAGGCCGAGGTGGTGATCACCGGCCCGGCGGTACGCGACCGCTACCTGCGCGAGGACCTGGACGATTTCCGCCCGCGCGAGGGCGAGCCGTTCGACCACGTCACCTACGAGGCCAGCAAGGTCGTCATCACCCGGCGCCTGGCCGAGCGCGGCTATTTCGACGCCGACTTCACCCAGCGCAAGGTGGAGGTCACCCGCGCGCAGAACGCGGCCGACATCTTCCTGAGCTGGGACAGCGGCGGCCGCTACAACATGGGCCCGATCAGCTTCAACCAGGACTACTTCCGCGACGGCCTGTTCGAGCCGCTGGTGTATTGGGAAGAGGGCAGCTACTGGCACGAGGGCAAGCTCGACCGCCTGCGCGAGTCGCTGACCAAGCTGGACTACTTCGGCGTCATCGACATCCAGCCGCACCCGGAACTGGCCGACGACGACTGGCGGGTGCCGGTGGACGTCAACCTCACCCTGGCCAAGCGCAACATCTACAGCGCCGGTATCAGCTACGGCAGCGAGAGCGGCCCCGGCGTGCGTGGCGGCGTGGAGCGGCGCTACGTCAACGACCGCGGGCACAAGCTCAACACCCAGCTGGACTACGCGCAGAAGCGCAAGAGCCTGGTCACCAGCTACCGCATTCCGGCGTTCCTCTGGCTGGACGGCTGGTACACCTTCGCCCTCAGCGCGTACGACGAGCAGACCCGCTACATCGACATGCGCAACTTCAAGCTGATCGCCAGCCGCAGCGGCGAGCTCAATGAGCACTGGACCGTCATCGCCTCGCTCAACGCGCTGCGCGAGCGCTGGCGCTACAGCTCCGGCGACCCGTTCAACGACGCGGTGTACCAGAGCTCGACGCTGGTGTACCCGCAGCTGACCGCCGACTACGTGGACGTGGACGACAAGGCATTCCCGCGCCGCGGCTTCAGCGGCAACGCCACGCTGCGTGGCGGCATCGAGGGCGCCGGCTCGGACACCAGCTTCATCCAGGCCGACGCCACCCTGCGCTGGTACGTGCCGGTGGGCGAGAGCGACCGCCTGATCCTGCGCGGCCAGGCCGGCACCACCCGCACCGGCGACCTGGTGGCGATGCCGCCCAGCCTGCGCTATTTCGCCGGCGGCGACCGTTCGGTGCGCGGCTACGCATGGCGTGAGATCGGCCCGCGCACGCCGGCGCCGGACAAGTACGCGCTGGGCGCCAAGCACCTGGTGGTCGGCTCGGCCGAGTACGAGCACTACTTCGGCGGCGGCCCGTGGGGCGCGGCGGTGTTCGTCGACAGCGGCAGCGCGTTCGACGATGGCATCGACCTGCATACCGGCGTCGGCTTCGGCGTGCGCTGGAAATCGCCAGTGGGCCCGGTGCGGGTGGACATCGCCCACGGCCTTAACCAACCCGATTCGCAGTTCCAGCTGTACCTCAACATCGGAGCGGACCTGTGA
- a CDS encoding Molybdopterin oxidoreductase, producing the protein MDGASAIGVTVERRTTRSTCCYCGVGCGVLVHSERGADGGERITGVEGDPQHPANFGRLCSKGRTLADSARSLHGRALQPELRHRRQDPRRPVDWSLALDTVAERLAGIVERHGPDAVAFYLSGQLLTEDYYLFNKLAKGLLGTNNIDTNSRLCMSSAVSGYKLTLGADAPPACYEDLELADTVLIAGSNMAYAHPVLFRRLEEAKARDPDVRWIVVDSRRTDTAAMADLHLAIQPGTDVALFNGMLHHLVWEGLLDTDFIENHTTGFAGLKQLLRDYTPRMAAEICGIPVADLVTAAEWFGRSPAALSLYCMGLNQSAHGTDKNLALIQLHLATRQLGRPGAGPFSLTGQPNAMGGREVGGMATMLAAHREIGDAAHRAEVEALWKLAPGSLSPRPGLAAVELFEGLRSGKVKAVWIACTNPVHSMPDIERVREALQRAEYVIVQEAFTGTDTVPYADVLLPAATWGEKEGTVTNSERRISRVRAAVAAPGEAKADGWIAREVARRLEARLAAPGAAPLFEADTPAQVFDEHRALTAGRDLDIGGLDYARLEADGPQQWPFPAGSAHGQARRYADGVFATADGRARFHATAYQPVAEPISARFPLRLISGRLRDQWHGMSRTGRVPALFAHSPEPGLRMHPDDAVRRGLKAGELVRVASKRGELVLPLELSDEVGSGTVFAAMHWSGQYLSSGGINEVSQPAVDARSRQPELKHAAVRVEKAQFGWHLLAARRGDALAMQAAVQPLLKACGYAGLSLQADAAAAVDRDEAAGIPAAGDAPAWVVLRVASAEAMPPEWLEALDRALDLAPGADTLEYRDLRRGLLKRAAWRADAGAQFIDGLLWSGVQSGGEALLATALAGRPWQGPRLAAFSALAEVARDPVVCVCRQVTESAIRAALGHGADVPMLKQRLGCGTVCGSCVPQLTRLAREAASA; encoded by the coding sequence ATGGATGGTGCCAGCGCCATCGGCGTAACGGTCGAGCGCCGCACCACGCGCTCGACCTGCTGCTACTGCGGCGTCGGCTGCGGCGTACTGGTCCACAGCGAGCGCGGCGCCGACGGCGGCGAGCGCATCACCGGGGTGGAAGGCGACCCGCAGCACCCGGCCAACTTCGGCCGCCTGTGCAGCAAGGGCCGCACCCTGGCCGACAGCGCGCGCAGCCTGCACGGTCGCGCGCTGCAGCCGGAGCTGCGCCACCGCCGCCAGGATCCGCGCCGCCCGGTGGACTGGTCGCTGGCGCTGGATACCGTGGCTGAGCGCCTGGCCGGGATCGTCGAGCGCCACGGCCCGGACGCGGTCGCGTTCTATCTCTCCGGCCAGCTGCTGACCGAGGACTACTACCTCTTCAACAAGCTGGCCAAGGGCCTGCTCGGCACCAACAACATCGACACCAATTCGCGGCTGTGCATGTCCAGCGCGGTGTCGGGCTATAAGCTGACGCTGGGCGCCGATGCGCCGCCGGCCTGCTACGAAGACCTGGAACTGGCCGACACCGTGCTGATTGCCGGTTCCAACATGGCCTATGCGCATCCCGTGCTGTTCCGGCGGCTGGAGGAGGCGAAGGCGCGCGATCCGGACGTGCGCTGGATCGTGGTCGATTCGCGCCGTACCGATACGGCGGCGATGGCAGACCTGCACCTGGCGATCCAGCCGGGCACCGACGTGGCCCTGTTCAACGGCATGCTCCACCACCTGGTGTGGGAAGGGCTGCTGGACACGGATTTCATCGAGAACCACACCACCGGTTTCGCCGGACTCAAGCAGCTGCTGCGCGATTACACCCCGCGCATGGCCGCGGAGATCTGCGGTATCCCGGTGGCCGATCTGGTCACCGCGGCCGAATGGTTCGGCCGCAGCCCGGCGGCGCTGTCGCTGTACTGCATGGGCCTGAACCAGTCCGCGCACGGCACCGACAAGAATCTGGCCCTGATCCAGCTGCACCTGGCCACAAGGCAACTGGGCCGCCCCGGCGCCGGCCCGTTCTCGCTCACCGGCCAGCCCAATGCGATGGGCGGGCGCGAGGTCGGCGGCATGGCCACGATGCTGGCCGCGCACCGCGAGATCGGTGACGCCGCGCACCGGGCCGAAGTGGAAGCGCTGTGGAAGCTGGCGCCCGGATCGCTGTCGCCGCGACCGGGACTGGCGGCGGTGGAATTGTTCGAAGGCCTGCGCAGCGGCAAGGTAAAAGCGGTGTGGATCGCCTGCACCAACCCCGTGCATTCCATGCCCGACATCGAGCGCGTGCGCGAGGCGCTGCAGCGGGCCGAGTACGTGATCGTGCAGGAGGCGTTCACCGGTACCGACACCGTGCCCTATGCCGACGTGCTGCTGCCGGCGGCGACCTGGGGCGAGAAGGAAGGCACGGTGACCAACTCCGAGCGCCGCATCTCGCGTGTGCGCGCGGCGGTGGCCGCGCCCGGCGAGGCGAAGGCGGACGGCTGGATCGCGCGCGAAGTCGCGCGCCGGCTGGAAGCGCGGCTGGCCGCGCCGGGCGCCGCGCCGCTGTTCGAGGCCGACACGCCGGCACAGGTGTTCGACGAACATCGCGCGCTCACCGCCGGCCGCGACCTGGACATCGGTGGTCTCGATTACGCGCGGTTGGAAGCCGATGGCCCGCAGCAGTGGCCGTTCCCGGCCGGCAGCGCGCACGGCCAAGCGCGCCGCTACGCCGATGGCGTGTTCGCCACCGCCGACGGCCGCGCCCGTTTCCATGCCACCGCGTACCAGCCGGTGGCCGAGCCGATCTCCGCGCGCTTCCCGTTGCGGCTGATCAGCGGCCGCCTGCGCGACCAGTGGCATGGCATGTCGCGCACCGGGCGGGTGCCGGCGCTGTTCGCGCACAGCCCCGAGCCGGGCCTGCGCATGCATCCGGACGATGCGGTGCGGCGCGGGCTCAAGGCCGGCGAGCTGGTGCGCGTGGCCAGCAAGCGCGGCGAGCTGGTGCTGCCGCTGGAGCTGTCCGACGAGGTCGGCTCGGGCACGGTGTTCGCGGCCATGCACTGGAGCGGCCAGTACCTGTCCAGCGGCGGCATCAACGAGGTCAGCCAGCCGGCGGTGGACGCACGTTCGCGCCAGCCCGAGCTCAAGCACGCGGCGGTGCGGGTGGAGAAGGCGCAGTTCGGCTGGCACCTGCTGGCCGCGCGCCGCGGCGATGCGCTGGCGATGCAGGCGGCGGTGCAGCCGCTGCTGAAGGCCTGCGGCTATGCCGGGCTGTCGCTGCAGGCCGATGCGGCGGCCGCCGTGGATCGCGACGAAGCCGCCGGCATCCCCGCCGCCGGTGACGCGCCGGCCTGGGTGGTGCTGCGCGTGGCCTCGGCCGAAGCCATGCCGCCGGAATGGCTGGAGGCGCTGGACCGCGCGCTGGACCTGGCCCCCGGCGCGGACACGCTCGAGTACCGCGACCTGCGCCGCGGCCTGCTCAAGCGCGCGGCCTGGCGTGCGGACGCCGGTGCGCAGTTCATCGACGGCCTGCTGTGGAGCGGCGTCCAGTCCGGCGGCGAAGCGCTGCTGGCTACCGCGCTGGCCGGCAGGCCGTGGCAGGGACCGAGGCTGGCCGCGTTCTCGGCACTGGCGGAGGTCGCCCGCGACCCGGTGGTCTGCGTCTGCCGCCAGGTCACCGAATCGGCGATCCGCGCCGCGCTCGGCCACGGCGCCGACGTGCCGATGCTGAAACAGCGCCTGGGCTGCGGCACCGTCTGCGGCTCCTGCGTCCCGCAACTGACCCGGCTGGCGCGCGAGGCGGCCAGCGCATGA